GACATTGGAGTTGAGCAGGTTCTTGTTGTGGTCCTTGGACGTTTTCCAGCCCACCATGACCGCGTTGATATCCGCGTAACCCGCCCCCAGATTTTCCGCACCTGCATAGGACCTGTATCCACCCTTTGCCGTGCGGCGTTGCAGGCTACCCGCTGAATGTCTGGATGTGCCAAGAGAATCTTTTGCCGCGATATGGTTTGCCATATCTTGAGAAACCTCGTTCAAATGCGGGTCCAGCTTGAGTGCAGGCAGGCCATGCTTGGCGCGCCATTCATTGGTCTGGCGCAGAACCTCCTGCCGGTTGATGCTGATTTCGCTCAGGTCCGCCTTTGTCCTTGCTCCGCTCAGACCGGCGCAGCCCGCCAGCAGCAATAGGCAGGTGATGAAAGATGCAACAGGCATGAGCTTGCCGAGCAAATGGACAGACCGTGATTCAGGTCTGTGCAATGAGAGTGTCATTCTGTTCCCCAAAGAAAGCTGAAGAGCTTTGCAGCAAATTTATGTTTCAAGAGCTGGAGCCTCTTCTTTATCAGGAAAATGGAGAAAACATGGAGCAAAACGATTTGGTGTAATGAAAAGACACTTATCCCTGTTTTTCAGCGGAAAGAATGAAGTAGCCAAAACTACAGGTTTTACAGCCTAGGTCTTTTCCAGCGACTATCGCGTGAGATCAAACGTGAAAGTCCACTTGCTATGGGTGGGTGAATTCTAAGGATTTGTGTGGGTGAAGGACGGGGCAACGGTGGAGAAGAGCCATGTGGACGCGCCGCAAGAGGGGGAAGTGCGCCTTCCGCTCTGGTTGCGACTGACGGGCCTTCCTATTGTGGCACCGGCTCTGCTCATAATTCTATGTGCTCTGTTATATGTACCCGGCCTTGCCAGTGTTCCGCCGCTAGACCGGGACGAGCCGCGGTTTGCACAGGCAACAAAGCAAATGCTGCAAAGCGGTGATTACGTAAATATCCGTTTTCAGGAACAGGGCCGCTACAAGAAGCCCATTGGCATCTACTGGCTGCAGGCGGCAGCTGCAAAACTGACTGGATATGGAGAAAATGCTCCGATCTGGGTGTATCGCTTGCCCTCAGTTCTGGGGGCGTCCCTTGCTGTTTTGCTCGTTTATTGGGCAGCCCTTGCTTTTGCAGATCGGCGAGGGGCTTTTCTCTCCGGCCTATTGGTGGCAACAAGCTTTATTGTGATTGCAGAAGCCCATCTGGCAAAAGCGGATGCGGCGCTTCTGGCATGTATCGTTCTAGCTCAAGGAGCGCTGGCACGTGTGTGGAAACGCGCAGTTCCTAAAGTCAACTGGTGGCTTGCCTTTTTGTTCTGGACGGCGATGGGGGCGGGCGTGCTGCTGAAGGGGCCGATCATTTTAATGGTGTGCGGCCTGACCATCGCGGCCTTGTGCCTGTGGCAAAGAAAGGGGGCGTGGGTGCGGGGGCTGGCTCCCGTTATCGGTTTGATTTACCTGTGCTTGCTGGTGCTGCCCTGGGTCGTTGCAATCGAGATCGCTTCTGAAGGGGCTTTCTTGCGCAAAGCGCTCGGCGGTGATTTTCTTGCAAAAATCGGAGAAGGGAAAGAAGCCCATGGCGCCCCACCGCTGACCCACCTTCTCGCGGGCTTTGCAACATTCTGGCCGCTGAGTGTGTTCATTGTTTATGCGGTGCCCCGCCTATGGAGCTCAAGGGGACAGGAGGTTGTCTCCTTTATGCTTTGCTGGCTGGTGCCTTCGTGGATTGTGTTTGAGCTGGTGTCCACCAAGCTGCCCCATTACACAATGCCCATGCTTCCTGCATTGGCAATTGCCGTTGCCTATTGTCTGGTTGGCAGCCCCCAAGGAAAAACGAACAGTTTTTTTCGCGGGACCTCCGTAATCCTTTGTGCCATGATCCCTTTGCTTCTGGCTCTGTTTGTTGTCATTGGGCCGGTATACCTTGAGATCTGGCCCTCTCCCCCAGGTGTAGTTCTTGTGGTCTGCGGTGCTTTTCTGGCCTTTCTGGCAACCCAGCATCTGCGCCAGTCCCAGCCGTTAAAAGCTATACCAGCTCTTGTTGTGGCAATGGCGGCGATCAATTTTGGTTTCTGGTTTTATAGCGCCCCTGCTTTAACACCTCTGTGGGTTTCTCCGGCCATAGCCAAGGTTGTAAAAGACTTGCCACACTGCGAGGAAACACAGGTGTTTACTGTTGGTTATAACGAGCCGAGTTTGGTTTTCCTCAATACACTCTCTACCCAGAACGGCAACGCCCAGCAGGCTGCCGCATTCCTGCGCCCTGTATCCGGGGCGACAGATGTCAATGCTGAGCGTTTATGCCGGGTGGCCATTGTCGAAAAGCGGTATCAGCAGGCATTTATGGAAGCTGCAAAGGCTCAAAATATCACGGTAAAGCAGTTGGGGGAAGTGTCAGGATTGAAACTGAACGGCGGAAACAAAGTGACCTTGGGGGCTTTTGAGGGTGGATAGAACTGGCACCAACACTTATACCTCCGGTAAAGGCACAAGAGGTGACCCAAAACGAATTTTTCGGGTTTTTCTGGCGAATTTTTCCGCAAGGGAGTTCCGGCAAAACTTGAGGGGGCTTCCAGCGCTTATCAAGCGTCGCATGACCCGCTTGCGCACGTTCCATATGGTGGGAGTGCCTATGCTTATCTTCTGCGTTCTTATGGTGTCTATCACTGTTTTGGTGCTGGCAGCGCTGGATGACTGGGCACGGCGAACGCTTTTGCAGATGCCCCATGAGTTCAAAGAGAGTTTCAGGCTTGTGACGGACTTGGGAAAATCAGACTGGATGCTGGTTGGCTCCGGCGGGCTGTTTCTTCTCATGCTCTCAATTAAGGTGCAGGGGCTGGGCGTACATGCGCGCATATTGCAATATAAGCTGGCTGTATATGGCGCCTTAATTTTCTTGTCCGTTGCCTCCAGTGGGTTGATCGCACTTATTATAAAATGGAGCCTTGGCCGAGCTAGACCAGCTCTTTATGAAGTCGTTGGTCCCTACAAGCTTGAGTTGTTTGCATGGAAGATTATGTATACAAGCTTCCCCAGCGGTCATGCCACATCTTTGGGTGCTCTTTCCGTTGCTCTTGGGCTTTTGTTTCCCCGTTATCGGGTGCCGCTGTTTCTTGTCGGAGGCAGTCTGGCTATGACCCGTGTTATTATCAGCGCACATTATCCTAGTGATGTTTTTGCCGGATTTATGCTGGGCGCTCTCTCATCGTTCGTGTTCTGGTACTGGATGGTTCGCCTGCGCTTTCTCAAGCCGTAGTCGTCGCCATATAAGCGTAAGATTCCGAGAAAATGAAATAAATACAAATTGTTAAAGATATTTTTTACGTAGTGAATTAATGACTTAGTGGATATTGTAAATGATTACAGCCCCAGATTCCGGTCGACCATCAATCAGTGTTGTAGTTCCTGCAAGGAATGAAAGTGAAAACCTCCCCCGTCTCCTCGGGGAAATTGGGGAGGCTCTGGAGAGCAGGAGCTTCGAGATTATTGTGGTTGATGATGGCTCGGATGATGATACGGAAAATACACTCAGATCCTACGCGTACTCACATGGGTATCTTAGAGTTATTCACCATCATAATTCATGCGGGCAGAGTTGTTCGGTTCGCAGCGGGCTTCTCCACGCAAGGGGTGAGTTTATTGTAACTATTGACGGGGATGGGCAAAATGACCCAGCTTATATTCCGGCCCTCATTGGTGCATTGGAAGGGGCTGCACCTGCTGTTGCATTGGCTGCGGGGCAACGGGTGGGGCGGCAGGCCAGCCTTTATAAAAGATATGCTTCAAAAGCCGCTAACGCTATTCGGGGGGCTCTCTTAAAGGACCGTACGCGCGATAGCGGCTGTGGGTTGAAGGTAATTCGTCGTGATGTTTTTTTGAAGTTGCCATACTTTGACAGCTGGCACCGCTTTATTCCTGCACTGGTGCTGCGTGAGGGCTATGAAATCACCCATGTTGATGTGGTGGATCGACAACGACAATTCGGGCGCTCGAACTACGGTATTTTTGACCGGGCTCTCATTGGCGCCCTTGATTTGTTCGGGGTTTGGTGGCTGCGCCGGCGGCGGGAAAAAATCCCCAAACTGGACGAGCTTGAATTAAGGCCGCAAAAGGAGCTCGAGCTGTCATGATCCATCAGCTTTTGAGCTGGCTTCACACCGTTTTTGTGCAGCAGCTGGACCTCTGGGTTATTCTGGGCATGATTGCGCAGGCCTTGTTTATGATGAGGTTTGTGATCCAGTGGATTGCGTCTGAGCGGGTCGGAAAGTCAATTGTGCCGGTTGCATTCTGGTTTTTTTCCATCGGCGGAAGCAGTCTATTGCTCACATATTCCATTGTCCGACAGGATCCGGTTTTCATTGCAGGACAATCTCTGGGTATAGTTATTTATTTCCGCAACCTATGGCTCATATACAAAGAGAAGCGTTCTGACCCCAGTTTTTAAGAAAAAGTTGGTCGTGAGGAGTTATTTTTCAAAAAAAAAATCCGCCGAGGATGCGGACTCTTGAAACACCTAATCGAGCCTTTATGACGGAAAATTTAAGGTTTGTTGCGTAAAAATTTAAGGAAAAGACAAAAAACTCCGTCTATTTACCTAATTAAAGAACTTCATTACGCAAAAACTATTAAAATTTAAAATATGGTGGTCTAGGCTTGTTCTTCTTCTCTATTTAAGAAGTATGATGTATATTTTTAATTTAGTTTATGAATGCGCTGCACAATACATGGTCAAACTTCAGTTTGTTTTGATGCAACCTACCTAATAATTCATCAGTTCACAAAATATTCCTCACCTAACGGCAGAAATACAAAATTCTATTTCAAATACCCCTTGACCAAAGCCAAGGAATAGTTTGGAATGCTTCCATGAGAGGCAGTAGGGCCGTGGGGGGTCCGGGAGAGTAATCACAAAGTTTAAGACGTGTGCTTAACAGTGTGTCTTCGGCTGCATTCATGAAAAATAAATAATTGGACAACAGGAGAGGCTCCAATTCAATGAAACGCAATTTCCTTCCAGTCGCTTTGGGCGCAGCTCTTGGCTTGGCTGCAGCAAGTGCCGCATCCGCCACAACTCTTGAAGACATTCAGGCCCGCGGTAAGCTGAACTGCGGTGTGAATACCGGTCTTGCTGGCTTCTTGTATGTGGACGATAGCGGTGAGCGTCAGGGCTTTGATGCAGCTTATTGCCGTGCATTGGCCGCTGCAGTGCTGGGCGATGCCAACGCTGTTGAGTTCACTCCACTGACCAGTAAGAACCGCTTTTCCGCGCTTGCTTCTGGTGAAATCGACGTTCTGTCCCGCAACACTACTTGGACATTCCAGCGTGATGCGGACCTGAAGAACACTTTCATCGGCGTTAGCTACTACGACGGTCAGGGCTTCCTTGTCCCTAAATCCCTTGGTGTTGAATCCGCTCTTGAGCTGGACGGTGCAACCATCTGTATCCAGACAGGTACAACAACCGAGCTGAACGTTGCCGAGTTCTTTGAGAGCAACGACATCAACTTCGAGCCACTGCCGATTGAAACATTCACAGAAGCCCAGCAGAACTACCTTGCCGGCGCATGTGATGTGTACACAACAGATGCTTCTGGTCTGGCCGCAACACGCGCCACATTTGAAAACCCGGAAGAGCACCTTGTTCTGCCTGAAATCATTTCCAAAGAGCCTCTTGGTCCCCTCGTACGTCAAGGTGACGAACAGTGGGCGGACATTGCACGCTGGACTTTGAATGCACTGATCATTGCTGAAGAAAAAGGCATCACCAAAGAAAACGCTGCAGAAGTTGCTCAGTCCTCCAAGGATCCTGAAGTGAAGCGTCTGCTGGGCACTGACGGTGACTACGGTGCAATGGTTGGCCTTAACAACGACTTTGCCCTGAAAGCTATTCAGGCAGGTGGTAACTATGGCGAAATCTTCGAGCAGTATCTGGGTGAAAACACAGCTCTGGGTCTGGCTCGCGGCCTGAACGCCCAGTGGAAAGATGGCGGCCTGATCTTCGCGCCTCCTTTCCGTTAATTTTTACAAGCCTTAGGCGCTGGCGTCAAAAGCCAGCGCCTTTTTAATAAAATATAAAAA
This genomic window from Pseudovibrio sp. M1P-2-3 contains:
- a CDS encoding CAP domain-containing protein, coding for MTLSLHRPESRSVHLLGKLMPVASFITCLLLLAGCAGLSGARTKADLSEISINRQEVLRQTNEWRAKHGLPALKLDPHLNEVSQDMANHIAAKDSLGTSRHSAGSLQRRTAKGGYRSYAGAENLGAGYADINAVMVGWKTSKDHNKNLLNSNVTHMGVARTNRTDGTYRNFWVMTLAAPKTATNTTRGPMLPMRTGQTTVSITP
- a CDS encoding ArnT family glycosyltransferase, which codes for MKDGATVEKSHVDAPQEGEVRLPLWLRLTGLPIVAPALLIILCALLYVPGLASVPPLDRDEPRFAQATKQMLQSGDYVNIRFQEQGRYKKPIGIYWLQAAAAKLTGYGENAPIWVYRLPSVLGASLAVLLVYWAALAFADRRGAFLSGLLVATSFIVIAEAHLAKADAALLACIVLAQGALARVWKRAVPKVNWWLAFLFWTAMGAGVLLKGPIILMVCGLTIAALCLWQRKGAWVRGLAPVIGLIYLCLLVLPWVVAIEIASEGAFLRKALGGDFLAKIGEGKEAHGAPPLTHLLAGFATFWPLSVFIVYAVPRLWSSRGQEVVSFMLCWLVPSWIVFELVSTKLPHYTMPMLPALAIAVAYCLVGSPQGKTNSFFRGTSVILCAMIPLLLALFVVIGPVYLEIWPSPPGVVLVVCGAFLAFLATQHLRQSQPLKAIPALVVAMAAINFGFWFYSAPALTPLWVSPAIAKVVKDLPHCEETQVFTVGYNEPSLVFLNTLSTQNGNAQQAAAFLRPVSGATDVNAERLCRVAIVEKRYQQAFMEAAKAQNITVKQLGEVSGLKLNGGNKVTLGAFEGG
- a CDS encoding phosphatase PAP2 family protein, with protein sequence MDRTGTNTYTSGKGTRGDPKRIFRVFLANFSAREFRQNLRGLPALIKRRMTRLRTFHMVGVPMLIFCVLMVSITVLVLAALDDWARRTLLQMPHEFKESFRLVTDLGKSDWMLVGSGGLFLLMLSIKVQGLGVHARILQYKLAVYGALIFLSVASSGLIALIIKWSLGRARPALYEVVGPYKLELFAWKIMYTSFPSGHATSLGALSVALGLLFPRYRVPLFLVGGSLAMTRVIISAHYPSDVFAGFMLGALSSFVFWYWMVRLRFLKP
- a CDS encoding glycosyltransferase family 2 protein, whose translation is MITAPDSGRPSISVVVPARNESENLPRLLGEIGEALESRSFEIIVVDDGSDDDTENTLRSYAYSHGYLRVIHHHNSCGQSCSVRSGLLHARGEFIVTIDGDGQNDPAYIPALIGALEGAAPAVALAAGQRVGRQASLYKRYASKAANAIRGALLKDRTRDSGCGLKVIRRDVFLKLPYFDSWHRFIPALVLREGYEITHVDVVDRQRQFGRSNYGIFDRALIGALDLFGVWWLRRRREKIPKLDELELRPQKELELS
- a CDS encoding lipid-A-disaccharide synthase N-terminal domain-containing protein, with product MIHQLLSWLHTVFVQQLDLWVILGMIAQALFMMRFVIQWIASERVGKSIVPVAFWFFSIGGSSLLLTYSIVRQDPVFIAGQSLGIVIYFRNLWLIYKEKRSDPSF
- a CDS encoding amino acid ABC transporter substrate-binding protein, which translates into the protein MKRNFLPVALGAALGLAAASAASATTLEDIQARGKLNCGVNTGLAGFLYVDDSGERQGFDAAYCRALAAAVLGDANAVEFTPLTSKNRFSALASGEIDVLSRNTTWTFQRDADLKNTFIGVSYYDGQGFLVPKSLGVESALELDGATICIQTGTTTELNVAEFFESNDINFEPLPIETFTEAQQNYLAGACDVYTTDASGLAATRATFENPEEHLVLPEIISKEPLGPLVRQGDEQWADIARWTLNALIIAEEKGITKENAAEVAQSSKDPEVKRLLGTDGDYGAMVGLNNDFALKAIQAGGNYGEIFEQYLGENTALGLARGLNAQWKDGGLIFAPPFR